A region of Pedosphaera parvula Ellin514 DNA encodes the following proteins:
- a CDS encoding CAAX prenyl protease-related protein, which yields MARVVPFLVFVLLTACQDRFGEASRYWIYFAKTIVGAWLVWMTWPIVKEMRWAFSWEAVVVGVAVFAIWVGLDPYYPKLGKAGAPWNPNVSFVQGSGLAWFFILTRIIGSTLVVPPIEEVFYRSFLYRYIVKKDFQSVALGFFHPIAFLATSAIFGISHYEWLAGILCGVAYQGLVIYKKRLGDAMTAHAITNFLLGVWVVYKGAWQFW from the coding sequence ATGGCGCGTGTGGTCCCTTTTCTGGTGTTCGTGCTCCTGACGGCCTGTCAGGATCGATTTGGAGAAGCGTCCCGCTATTGGATTTACTTTGCCAAGACCATTGTGGGTGCCTGGTTGGTGTGGATGACTTGGCCCATTGTGAAGGAGATGCGCTGGGCATTCAGTTGGGAAGCGGTGGTGGTGGGGGTGGCGGTTTTTGCCATTTGGGTGGGATTGGATCCTTATTATCCCAAACTAGGAAAAGCGGGCGCGCCTTGGAATCCCAACGTATCATTCGTCCAAGGCTCAGGACTGGCCTGGTTTTTTATTCTGACCCGAATAATTGGTTCGACCCTGGTCGTGCCTCCGATTGAAGAGGTGTTCTATCGTTCTTTCCTCTACCGATACATTGTAAAAAAAGATTTTCAATCTGTGGCACTCGGATTTTTTCATCCCATTGCTTTTTTAGCGACCTCCGCCATCTTTGGTATCAGCCACTATGAATGGCTGGCTGGCATCCTCTGCGGTGTTGCCTACCAAGGGTTGGTCATTTATAAAAAGCGTCTTGGCGACGCGATGACAGCTCATGCCATCACCAATTTTTTGCTGGGCGTTTGGGTTGTGTATAAAGGCGCGTGGCAATTCTGGTGA
- a CDS encoding ExeA family protein: MSEPPFTITPNPKFLFYSVKHREAFNHLLYGIKERKGFVQLTGEVGAGKTTLCRALLEQLPDTFSTALILNPVLSADQLVRAIAMEFGLDVRRCDRLETVAVINDFLLRQMAEGRETVLIIDEGQDLTNDLLEQVRLLSNLETDDRKLLQIVLMGQPELRDRLNDHGLRQLRQRITVRYHLKPLTKPELAQYVQHRLHVSGGNGVPYFTRPALWRIFNYSKGIPRLVNAVCDKALLAGYVQQSDRIDWHLVGRALRELEGNIDA, translated from the coding sequence TTGAGTGAGCCACCATTCACCATCACGCCGAATCCGAAGTTCCTGTTCTATAGCGTCAAGCATCGCGAGGCGTTCAACCACCTCCTGTACGGAATCAAGGAGCGAAAGGGATTCGTCCAGCTTACGGGTGAGGTGGGTGCGGGCAAAACAACCTTATGCCGGGCGTTGCTGGAGCAATTACCGGACACCTTCTCCACCGCATTGATCCTGAATCCCGTGTTGAGCGCCGACCAATTGGTCAGAGCCATCGCCATGGAGTTTGGACTCGATGTGAGAAGATGTGATCGGCTCGAGACTGTAGCCGTAATTAATGACTTTTTGTTGCGTCAGATGGCCGAGGGACGGGAAACCGTTTTGATCATCGATGAAGGGCAGGATCTAACCAACGATTTGCTCGAACAGGTGCGGTTACTGTCCAATCTGGAGACAGACGACCGGAAACTGCTCCAAATTGTGTTGATGGGGCAACCAGAATTGCGGGATAGGCTGAATGACCACGGTTTAAGGCAGCTGCGGCAGCGGATTACAGTGCGTTACCATCTGAAACCGTTGACCAAACCCGAATTGGCACAGTATGTGCAGCATCGATTGCACGTGTCCGGTGGAAATGGCGTTCCATATTTCACCCGGCCGGCGTTGTGGCGGATATTCAACTACAGCAAAGGTATTCCGCGATTGGTGAATGCGGTTTGTGACAAGGCGCTTCTGGCCGGATATGTGCAACAGAGTGATCGGATTGACTGGCACCTGGTGGGGCGAGCCCTGCGGGAGTTGGAAGGAAACATCGACGCATGA